The region GTCGACGACCCACTGCTGTGTCGTGATGCCCCCGCCGAGTTCCTTCTCGATCGCGGGCAGCGCCACGTTGATCACCGAGCCGTCGAGGAAGGTGACGAACGACGCGAGTACCGCGATCGAGAGCACCAAGCGTTGATTTCGCGTCATGCTCGTAGTCAACACCAGGCGGGCGGTTTCATTCCGCCGCGGGTGTCGAGTTCACCGCGGCTTCGACTTCGTCGAGCACGCGGTGGTCGACGAGGAGCTGGAAGTGCCCGTCCACGGGCACCCGCACGTTCGTCGCGCCCGGCAGTTCGCTGCCGGCGGGGATGTGCGGGTCGTACTCGCCGTAGACCGAGACGATGCGCGAGTTCACCTCGGCGTTGGCGGCGAGCAGGGCGAGGGTCGTATCGGTCGGGATGAACGCACGAAGCGGCCGCACCGGCATGTACTTCGACAGGCTCGAGCCTTGGAACGGCGACGCGATCGCCACCAGCCGGTCGATGCGCCCCTCGACGTCGTCGAAGAGCATCATGTGCTTGGCGATGAGCCCGCCCTTGCTGTGGGCGACGATGATGACGTTGCGCAGGTCGTGCTCGTCGACGTAGCGCTGCACGGTGGCCGCGGCATCCGGAATCGCGTCGATGTTGCGGCCGAGCAGTTCGACGGCGTGCACAGGGTGTCCGGCGCGGGCGAGGCGTCCGCCGGCTGCGCGCAGGAATTGCCAGCGCTCGTAGACGCCGGGAATGAGCAGGACGGGCGCGAGGTGGCCGCGCGGCTTGGGCACGGTGCGGTGACGGAGCGTGGCGCCGAGGCTCACCCGGGCCGCGTAGGCGTAGTCGGTGAGCCAGACTTTCGCGCGACCGAGCATGTGGTCAGTCTACGATCCGGGGCCGGTGCAGAATGGAGCAATGTCTACCAACGTCGGTGAGAACTGGGCCCGAAGCTACGAGTACACGGCGGAGACGCTTGCGCGTCCGACGACCGTGGGCGAGGTGCAGGACGTCGTCGCGGCGGCGACGCGGGTGCGGGCGCTGGGCAGCCGCCACTCGTTCACCGACCTGGCGGACTCCCCCGGGACGCTCGTCAGCCTCGACCTGCTCGATGCGCCGATCGAGATCGATCCGCATACGCGCACCGTCACGGTCGGCGGAGGCGTGCGGTACGGCGACCTCGCCACCCGGTTGCAGGGCGCGGGGTGGGCGCTGCACAACCTCGCCTCGCTGCCGCACATCTCGGTCGCCGGCGCGGTCGCCACCGGCACCCACGGCTCGGGAGACGCCAACGGCACGCTCTCCGCCGCGGTCTCCGCCCTCGAGATCGTGACCGCGTCGGGCGAGCTGCTCACGCTGCGCCGCGGCCAGCCCGACTTCGACGGCGCCGTGGTCTCGCTCGGCGCTCTCGGCATCGTCACGCGCGTGAGCCTCGACATCCAGCCCACGTTCGACGTGCGCCAGGACCTCTACGACGACCTCGCCTTCTCCGACCTGCTCGCGAATTTCGACGCCGTCACCTCGAGCGCCTACAGCGTCAGCCTGTTCACGGACTGGCTCGGCGACACCCTCGCCACCGTGTGGATCAAGAGCCGAATGGATGCCGCGGCGCCCCCCGAGCGGATCCTCGGCGCCGAGCGGCAGGTCGCCGGGCGGCACATGCTGCCCGATCAGCCCGCGTCGAACGTCACCCAACAGGGCGGCATCGCGGGGCCGTGGAGCGACCGGCTCGCGCACTTCAAGCTCGGCTTCACCCCGTCGAACGGAGACGAGCTGCAGAGCGAGTACCTCGTGCCGCGCCGCAACGCCGTCGCGGCGATCGAGGCCGTGCGCGCGCTCGGGCCTCGCATCGCGCCGCTGCTGCTCGTCACCGAGCTGCGCACCATGGCGGCCGATTCGCTCTGGTTGAGCGGCGCCCACGAGACCGACGCGGTCGGCATCCACTTCACCTGGAAGCCGCTCGCCGCCGAGGTGCGCGCCCTGCTGCCCAAGATCGAGGCGGCGCTGCTCCCACTCGGAGCACGGCCGCACTGGGGCAAGGTGTTCGTCGCCGAGCGGTCCGAGCTCGAGCCGCTCTTTCCGCGAATCGCCGATTTCCGCGAACTGGCCGGCCGGCTCGACCCGCAGCGCAAGTTCGGCAACGCGTTCCTGGAGCGCACCGTCTACTGATCGGGGGCTCTCAGGCGAACGCGTCGAGACGGCCGACCGCCGTCACCTTGACCACCGCCACGCCCAGCTCCGCCGACTCGGCGAGGTCGACGGTGGCGCTGATGCCCCAGTCGTGATCGCCGGCGGGGTCGGCGAAGATCTGGCGCACCGTCCAGACCTCGGCGCCCTCCTCGACGATGAGCATCGCCGAACTGCGGGCGTCGCTGTCGGTCGCGAGGTCGTCGTGCACGTCGAAGTACGAGTCCATGGCGTCGCCCCACACGTCGGCGGTGAATCCCGACGCGGCATCCAGAGCACCGAGCTCCTCGTACTTGTCCAAGGCGGCGAGCTGCACCCGACGGAACAGCTCGTTGCGCACGAGCACCCGGAACGCCCGAGGGTTGGTGAGGATCGACGGCGGCGCGGGCGGCAGCACCGGCTTCTCGCCGGGCGCGGTCGGGTTGATCAGCTGCTCCCACTCGTCGACGAGGCTGGAGTCGACCTGCCGTACCAGTTCGCCCAGCCACTCGATGAGGTCGAGCAGCTCCTCGGTCTTGGCCTCGTCGGGGACCGTCTGCCGCACCGCGCGGTAGGCGTCGCTGAGATAGCGCAGAACGAGTCCCTCGCTGCGCGCGAGCTTGTAGTAGCCCACGTAGTCGGCGAATGTCATGGCGCGCTCGTACATGTCGCGCACGACCGACTTGGGGCTGAGTTCGAAGTCGCCGATCCACGGCTGGGTGGCGCTGTACTGCTCGAACGACGCGTCGAGCAGCTCCTCGAGCGGCTTCGGCCAGGTCACATGCTCGAGCAGCTCCATGCGCTGGTCGTACTCGATGCCCTCGGCCTTCATCGATGCGACGGCCTCACCGCGGGCGAGGAACTGCTGCTGCGACAGGATCGGGCGGGGGTCGTCGAGCGTCGCCTCGAGGATCGAGATCATGTCGAGCGCGTAGCTCGGCGACTCGGGATCGAGAAGTTCGAAGACCGCGAGAGCGAAGGGAGACAGCGGCTGGTTCAGCGCGAAGTTCGGTTGGAGGTCGACGGTGAGGCGGATGTCGTAATGGATGACCGCTGCCGAGGGTTCGGCGTTCCAGTCCTCGTACTCGCCGCTGTCGAAACCGTCGACACCCTCGAGCGCCGACTTCAGCGCCGGCGACGTCGCGACGGGATCGGCCCGTGGGACCTGGGTCACGACGTCGGCCGTGCGCAGCGTGCGGTAGATGGCCAGGGCCTTGCGCGCCATCGCGAGCTGCTTGGGCCAGGGGTCGTGGCTCTCGAAGATGAGGTCGCGCATCTCCTGGAACGCGTCGCCCTCCCGCGCGATCACGTTGAGGATCATCGAGTGGCTCACCTGCATGCTCGAGTTCAGCGTCTCGGGCTCGGCGGCGATGAGGCGGTTGAAGCTCGGCTCGCCCCACGACACGAATCCGTCCGGCGCCTTCTTGCGCACGATCTTCTTGATCTTCTTCGGGTCGTCGCCCGCCTTCGCCACGAGCCGGGCGTTCTCGCTCTCGTGCTCGGGCGCCTGCGCGACCACCGTGCCCGCCGTGTCATAACCGGCGCGACCGGCGCGACCCGCTATCTGGTGGAATTCACGCGCCGTCAGCTGGCGCATCCGCACGCCGTCGTACTTGGTGAGCGCCGTGAACAGCACCGTCCGGATCGGCACGTTGATGCCGACGCCGAGAGTGTCGGTGCCGCAGATCACGCGCATCAGGCCCTGCTGCGCGAGCTGCTCGACGAGTCGGCGGTACTTGGGCAGCATGCCGGCGTGGTGCACGCCGATGCCCGAACGGATGAGCCGGGAGAGGGTCTGACCGAAAACGGTGGTGAACCGGAAGTCGCCGATGGCCGCCGCGATCTCGTCGCGCTGCTCGCGGCTGACGATCTTGATGCTCGTCATCGCCTGGGCCCGTTCGAGCGCCGCGAGCTGCGAGAAGTGCACGATGTAGATGGGCGCCTGGCCGGTCGCCAGCAGGTCTTCGATGGTCTCGTGCACCGGCGTCGTGGCGTAGCTGTAGCCGAGCGGCACGGGGCGCTCGACGCCGGTGACGACGGCGGTCTCCCGACCGGTGCGGATCGTCAGGTCGTCGGCGATGCGCGAGACGTCGCCGAGGGTCGCCGACATGAGGATGAATTGCACGTGCGGCAGCGTGAGCAACGGCACCTGCCAGGCCCAGCCGCGGTCGGGGTCGGCGTAGAAGTGGAACTCGTCCATAACGACCTGGTCGACGTCGCTCTGGTCTCCGCCGCGCAGGGCAACGTTGGCGAGGATCTCGGCGGTGCAGCAGATGATGGGCGCGTCGGGGTTCACCGACGAGTCGCCGGTGACCATACCGACGTTCTCGGCGCCGAAGATGTCGACGAGGGCGAAGAACTTCTCCGACACGAGTGCCTTGATCGGCGCGGTGTAGTAGCTGCGCTTGCCCTGGGCGAGCGCGGCGAAGTGGGCGCCGATCGCGACGAGCGACTTACCCGTGCCCGTCGGCGTCGAGAGGATGAGGTTCGCGCCCGAGACGATCTCGATGAGCGCCTCCTCCTGCGCCGGATACAGGCGAAGGCCGCGGTCGGCCGCCCACTCGGAGAAGTTCTCGAACGCCTGGTCGGCGTCGAAGGGGCGGGGGGCGCGCTCGAGAAGCGTCGCGGGGGCGGTGGTGGCGACATCCTCAGGCATGATGCTTCGATCATCCCCTACTGCGCCGGGCGGCGCGTCCAGGTGGCCCCC is a window of Conyzicola nivalis DNA encoding:
- a CDS encoding FAD-binding protein; this encodes MSTNVGENWARSYEYTAETLARPTTVGEVQDVVAAATRVRALGSRHSFTDLADSPGTLVSLDLLDAPIEIDPHTRTVTVGGGVRYGDLATRLQGAGWALHNLASLPHISVAGAVATGTHGSGDANGTLSAAVSALEIVTASGELLTLRRGQPDFDGAVVSLGALGIVTRVSLDIQPTFDVRQDLYDDLAFSDLLANFDAVTSSAYSVSLFTDWLGDTLATVWIKSRMDAAAPPERILGAERQVAGRHMLPDQPASNVTQQGGIAGPWSDRLAHFKLGFTPSNGDELQSEYLVPRRNAVAAIEAVRALGPRIAPLLLVTELRTMAADSLWLSGAHETDAVGIHFTWKPLAAEVRALLPKIEAALLPLGARPHWGKVFVAERSELEPLFPRIADFRELAGRLDPQRKFGNAFLERTVY
- a CDS encoding esterase/lipase family protein, translated to MLGRAKVWLTDYAYAARVSLGATLRHRTVPKPRGHLAPVLLIPGVYERWQFLRAAGGRLARAGHPVHAVELLGRNIDAIPDAAATVQRYVDEHDLRNVIIVAHSKGGLIAKHMMLFDDVEGRIDRLVAIASPFQGSSLSKYMPVRPLRAFIPTDTTLALLAANAEVNSRIVSVYGEYDPHIPAGSELPGATNVRVPVDGHFQLLVDHRVLDEVEAAVNSTPAAE
- a CDS encoding DEAD/DEAH box helicase, with the protein product MPEDVATTAPATLLERAPRPFDADQAFENFSEWAADRGLRLYPAQEEALIEIVSGANLILSTPTGTGKSLVAIGAHFAALAQGKRSYYTAPIKALVSEKFFALVDIFGAENVGMVTGDSSVNPDAPIICCTAEILANVALRGGDQSDVDQVVMDEFHFYADPDRGWAWQVPLLTLPHVQFILMSATLGDVSRIADDLTIRTGRETAVVTGVERPVPLGYSYATTPVHETIEDLLATGQAPIYIVHFSQLAALERAQAMTSIKIVSREQRDEIAAAIGDFRFTTVFGQTLSRLIRSGIGVHHAGMLPKYRRLVEQLAQQGLMRVICGTDTLGVGINVPIRTVLFTALTKYDGVRMRQLTAREFHQIAGRAGRAGYDTAGTVVAQAPEHESENARLVAKAGDDPKKIKKIVRKKAPDGFVSWGEPSFNRLIAAEPETLNSSMQVSHSMILNVIAREGDAFQEMRDLIFESHDPWPKQLAMARKALAIYRTLRTADVVTQVPRADPVATSPALKSALEGVDGFDSGEYEDWNAEPSAAVIHYDIRLTVDLQPNFALNQPLSPFALAVFELLDPESPSYALDMISILEATLDDPRPILSQQQFLARGEAVASMKAEGIEYDQRMELLEHVTWPKPLEELLDASFEQYSATQPWIGDFELSPKSVVRDMYERAMTFADYVGYYKLARSEGLVLRYLSDAYRAVRQTVPDEAKTEELLDLIEWLGELVRQVDSSLVDEWEQLINPTAPGEKPVLPPAPPSILTNPRAFRVLVRNELFRRVQLAALDKYEELGALDAASGFTADVWGDAMDSYFDVHDDLATDSDARSSAMLIVEEGAEVWTVRQIFADPAGDHDWGISATVDLAESAELGVAVVKVTAVGRLDAFA